The sequence AGCGCGGGCCATTGTGCAGGCGGTGACCCACTTCGACGATCCGTCCATTCTGGCCCGGGTCAGCGAAAATCTGGGCGAGGCCATGTCCGGTATCGCGGTTCGGTCTCTGGCCGCCGCGGAGCAGTTCGCAGGCCGGGGCTGGTGATGCGCATCGGCATTCTGGCCCTGCAGGGCGCCTTTGCCGAACATGCCGAAATGCTCGGGTCATTCGGAGTGCGGGCCGGACTGGTCCGCACTCCTGCGCAGCTGGAGGGCCTTGACGGGCTTATCCTGCCCGGCGGCGAGAGCACGAGCATGCGGCGTTTGGCAGGACAATTCGGGCTTGACGCCGCCTTGCGCGATTTCGGGGCGACCCGGCCGGTCTGGGGCGTCTGCGCGGGGCTCATCCTTGTGGCGGCCAGAGTGGACGGCGAGGAGCCCTTTCTGGGGCTGATGGACATGGGGGTCGCGCGCAATGCCTACGGACGCCAGCAGGAGAGTTTTGTATCCGGCCTGTCTTTTGCGGATCTCCCGGATTCCCGGCCCTACCCGGGCGTGTTCATTCGCGCTCCGCGCGTGCTTGAAACGGGCCCGGGCGTTACGGTCCTGGCCCGTCAGGGAGAGGCTCCGGTGGCTTTGCGTCAGGGGCATCTCATGGCCACGGCCTTTCATCCGGAATTGACCGCAGACGGGCGCGTGCATGGCTATTTTCTTGAATTGTGCGCAGATCAGGCAAAGAGAGTCGCGGCCGGATGAGAGCAGTGGTGCGTAAAGGCCGGCGCGGGCCGGCCTTTACGGTGAATTGCCGGTCTTCAAGATCCGCTGAACATGGCTCGCGGGTCAAAGCCCATGATGAAGGCGCCCCAGTGCTTGCCGTCGACAAAGATGGGCATGGACAGGTCGTTTAATATTTCGCCGGTGTCGCGCATGTAGGTTTGCAGCAGGAGCGGGTCGGTGTGCGAGCATCTGCGCTGTTCGGTGCGGTTGTTCTGGTAGACGCGTTGGTGCCTGCTGTAGAGCAGGTCCTTGGCCGGGTCGCCGGTCATGGGCTTGGACACGGCTCCGTGATGGATGGGCAGGTAGCCTTTGCGGTCGATGGCAAGGCAATAGATGGTCCCCGGGATTCTTTTCTGCGCTTCGTCGACGACGCTTTGCATCTCCTTGACAAAGGCATCGCTGAAGGCGGTGACGTATTTCTGGGGCGAGGTGTTCGGCACCGGCTTGTACTGCGTGTCGAAGACATTAATGCCCCGATCCTTCATGCTCTGAATTCGGGTCTGATAATCGTCGCGGATATCTTTGGCCGTATCGATGACCGTGTCGAATTTTCCTTCTCCGGTCTTGAACCTGGCCACCAGTTCGAGCATCTGCTCGGTGACGGAGTTCAAAGCGTCCACCGAGGTGGCCGAAGAGTTCATGTCTCCGGCGATTTCTTGACTGAGTGCGTTGATGTTGTTGACTTTCTCGGTGACGTCGTTGTTGTTGGTCGACAATTCTTCGATGGCGGCCGCGATTTTGATCAACTGGTCGTTGGCTGTTTCAAAATCTTCGATCATGCGTTCGAAATTGACCGTGGCCGCGGTCACGACCTGGTCCGTGTCCTTGGCGTAATCCAGGATCTGCGCGGTCTCGGTCTGGGTGCGTTCGACGATTTTGACCATGGCTCCGATATTGTTGGATATTTCTTCCGTGGCGGGCTTGATCCTGCGCGAGAGTTCGCGCACTTCTTCGGCCACCACGGCAAAACCCTTGCCGTGTTCGCCGGCCCGGGCCGCCTCGATGGTGGCGTTCAGGGACAACAGGTTGGTCTGTTCGGAGATGCCGTTGATGATGGTCACGATGCTCAGGATGTTGGCGGAGCTCGCGCCTAGGTCGTCCACGGTGTTGCGGAAGGATTCGACGATGGCGTTGATCTTGTGGATCTTGTCCGTGACGTCCTGGAGTTCGGTGTGCGACCGGTGGGCGGTGTTCAGGTTGCTGGTGGTTTTTTCGGCCACATACTGCGTGTTCTGCGCGATTTCGGCGATGGCCGCGTTGGCCTCGTTGCTGGCCACGGCCACTTCCTCGGCGATGGAGCCCTGGGCCGCAGTCTTGTTCCTGGTGTCGAACACGGACTTGGCCATGCGCGTGCTGTCGAGGGCGATGTCGATGCCCATCCTGCGAATTCTTTCCACCAGTTCGCGCACGCTCGCCAAAAAGCCGTTGTAGCAGACCGAGATGTGCTTCAAGTCCGGGTTGTCCAGGTCTTCCATGGTGCAGGACAGGTCGGCCTCCTGGCCCTGGATGTTCTGGAACACGGCGTTTATGTCGGCGATGCCCCGCTGCGCCTCGCGGTGCAGAATCTTCAGCGCCGCGGCTCCGATGCCCGCAGTCACGAGCAGGATGATCCCTGCCACGCCCCAAGTCAGCGGCGAGATGGCGGAGCTTGCCGTGAGGGCGATCCAGATCAGGCCTGCGGCATTGAGGGCCAGCAGGGTCAGGATTGTCGCTGTTATCTTGCCTCGCAGCGTGGAGAGCATGCCTGTATTATTCATTTTATACCTCGTGTACATGAATTGCGTGCGCGAGTGTATAACCGACCCCTTTGCAAAAGAGAAGGAGGCACCAGCCGGAAATGTCGACCCCCTGACCTGCGGCAGCGCGCAAAGCATCTCTATGGACAACGCCGGGGCGATGTCGTTATCAGGTACCTCCAAACAATGGAGGTGGCCTCTTGAGTATCTTGATAAAAAAAGTGCGCCTGAATGGAGAGCTGGTCGATGTGCTCATCAAGGGCAATCGTTTCGACTCCATCGGAACGGACGTGGACTCGTCCGCCGACGTGGTGATCGACGGGTCGGGCAAGGCCATCCTGCCATCCTTCCACAATGCCCACACCCATGCGGCAATGACGCTTCTGCGCGGCTATGCCGACGATATGGATCTGCATACATGGCTGGCCGATCACATCTGGCCCTTCGAGGCCCGGCTGACGGAGGATGACATCTATTGGGGCGCGAAGCTCGCCTGCCTTGAGATGATCAAGTCCGGAACGACCTTTTTCGCCGATATGTACTGGCATTGGAAGGGCACGGCCCGGGCCGTGACG is a genomic window of Desulfomicrobium baculatum DSM 4028 containing:
- the pdxT gene encoding pyridoxal 5'-phosphate synthase glutaminase subunit PdxT; the encoded protein is MRIGILALQGAFAEHAEMLGSFGVRAGLVRTPAQLEGLDGLILPGGESTSMRRLAGQFGLDAALRDFGATRPVWGVCAGLILVAARVDGEEPFLGLMDMGVARNAYGRQQESFVSGLSFADLPDSRPYPGVFIRAPRVLETGPGVTVLARQGEAPVALRQGHLMATAFHPELTADGRVHGYFLELCADQAKRVAAG
- a CDS encoding methyl-accepting chemotaxis protein, whose product is MNNTGMLSTLRGKITATILTLLALNAAGLIWIALTASSAISPLTWGVAGIILLVTAGIGAAALKILHREAQRGIADINAVFQNIQGQEADLSCTMEDLDNPDLKHISVCYNGFLASVRELVERIRRMGIDIALDSTRMAKSVFDTRNKTAAQGSIAEEVAVASNEANAAIAEIAQNTQYVAEKTTSNLNTAHRSHTELQDVTDKIHKINAIVESFRNTVDDLGASSANILSIVTIINGISEQTNLLSLNATIEAARAGEHGKGFAVVAEEVRELSRRIKPATEEISNNIGAMVKIVERTQTETAQILDYAKDTDQVVTAATVNFERMIEDFETANDQLIKIAAAIEELSTNNNDVTEKVNNINALSQEIAGDMNSSATSVDALNSVTEQMLELVARFKTGEGKFDTVIDTAKDIRDDYQTRIQSMKDRGINVFDTQYKPVPNTSPQKYVTAFSDAFVKEMQSVVDEAQKRIPGTIYCLAIDRKGYLPIHHGAVSKPMTGDPAKDLLYSRHQRVYQNNRTEQRRCSHTDPLLLQTYMRDTGEILNDLSMPIFVDGKHWGAFIMGFDPRAMFSGS